One window from the genome of Elephas maximus indicus isolate mEleMax1 chromosome 8, mEleMax1 primary haplotype, whole genome shotgun sequence encodes:
- the REPIN1 gene encoding replication initiator 1 isoform X1, with protein sequence MGVGVSLLLQFSLTSGGYRSGGRSRRYCRRSLPKSVPRRSWTKLHPQPHSFQAEEELMLERRCRGSLAMGPAHPRLLSGPSQESPQTLEEEPRGLRSLGTSGAMLSGRAPGGAHRCAHCRRHFSGWVALWLHARRCQARLPLPCPECGRRFRHAPFLALHCQVHAAATPDLGFACHTCGQGFRGWVALVLHLRAHAAAKRPIACPKCERRFWRRKQLRAHLRRCHPRPPEARPFICGNCGRSFAQWDQLVAHKRVHVAEALEEAAAKALGPRPRGRPAVTAPRPGGDAVDRPFQCACCGKRFRHKPNLIAHRRVHTGERPHQCPECGKRFTNKPYLTSHRRIHTGEKPYPCTECGRRFRHKPNLLSHSKIHKRSEGSAQGTPGSGSPQLPAGPFEPSSELTLEAPLEPVQEPVPEPLLAAPQEPPQAQAAAATSLYSCDDCGRSFRLERFLRAHQRQHTGERPFTCTECGKTFGKKTHLVAHTRVHSGERPFACEECGRRFSQGSHLAAHRRDHAPERPFVCPDCGKAFRHKPYLAAHRRIHTGEKPYVCPECGKAFSQKSNLVSHRRIHTGERPYACPDCDRSFSQKSNLITHRKSHIRDGAFCCAICGQTFDDEGKLLAHQKKHDV encoded by the exons ATGGGGGTAGGGGTGTCTTTATTGCTGCAGTTTTCTCTGACGTCTGGGGGCTACCGGAGCGGGGGCCGAAGCAGGCGCTACTGCCGCAGAAGTCTCCCCAAGAGCGTCCCCAGGCGGAGCTGGACCAAGCTGCATCCCCAGCCCCACAGCTTCCAGG CAGAGGAAGAACTGATGCTGGAACGGCGCTGCAGGGGTTCCCTGGCCATGGGCCCGGCTCATCCCCGACTCCTTTCTGGGCCCTCCCAGGAGTCACCCCAGACCCTGGAGGAGGAACCCCGTGGGCTGAGGTCACTGGGCACGTCAGGGGCCATGTTGAGTGGCCGAGCCCCAGGGGGAGCCCACCGCTGTGCCCACTGTAGACGGCACTTCTCAGGATGGGTGGCCCTGTGGCTTCATGCCCGGCGGTGCCAGGCCCGGCTGCCCCTGCCTTGCCCTGAGTGTGGGCGCCGCTTCCGCCACGCCCCCTTCTTGGCACTGCACTGCCAGGTCCATGCTGCAGCCACTCCAGACCTGGGCTTTGCCTGCCATACCTGTGGGCAGGGCTTCAGAGGCTGGGTGGCCCTGGTTCTGCACCTGCGAGCCCACGCAGCAGCAAAGCGGCCTATAGCATGTCCCAAATGCGAGAGACGCTTCTGGCGACGAAAGCAGCTCAGAGCTCACCTGCGGCGGTGCCACCCCCGCCCCCCTGAGGCCCGGCCCTTCATATGTGGCAACTGTGGCCGAAGCTTTGCCCAGTGGGACCAGCTCGTTGCTCACAAGCGGGTTCATGTGGCTGAGGCCCTTGAGGAGGCAGCAGCCAAGGCCCTCGGGCCTCGGCCCAGGGGCCGCCCAGCGGTGACTGCCCCCCGGCCTGGTGGAGATGCTGTTGACCGTCCCTTCCAATGTGCCTGCTGTGGCAAGCGCTTCCGGCACAAGCCCAACTTGATTGCGCACCGACGTGTGCACACAGGCGAGCGGCCCCACCAGTGCCCTGAGTGTGGGAAGCGCTTCACCAACAAGCCCTACCTGACCTCTCACCGGCGCATCCACACTGGTGAGAAGCCCTACCCATGCACAGAGTGCGGGCGCCGCTTTCGGCACAAACCCAACCTTCTGTCGCACAGCAAGATTCACAAGCGATCTGAGGGGTCTGCCCAGGGTACCCCTGGCTCAGGGAGCCCCCAGCTTCCAGCTGGCCCATTTGAGCCCTCATCAGAGCTCACCCTAGAGGCCCCACTGGAACCTGTACAGGAGCCTGTCCCAGAGCCTTTGTTGGCAGCCCCGCAAGAGCCTCCGCAGGCCCAGGCTGCAGCCGCCACGTCTCTCTACAGCTGTGATGACTGTGGTAGGAGCTTCCGGTTGGAGCGTTTCCTGCGGGCTCACCAACGGCAGCACACTGGCGAACGGCCCTTCACCTGCACCGAGTGCGGAAAGACCTTTGGCAAGAAGACCCACCTGGTGGCTCACACCCGGGTCCACTCAGGTGAGCGGCCCTTTGCCTGCGAAGAGTGTGGGCGCCGCTTCTCACAGGGCAGCCACCTGGCAGCCCACCGGCGTGACCACGCCCCTGAGCGGCCCTTTGTCTGCCCAGACTGTGGCAAGGCTTTCCGCCACAAGCCCTACCTGGCAGCCCACCGGCGCATCCATACCGGTGAAAAGCCCTACGTCTGTCCTGAATGCGGCAAAGCCTTCAGCCAGAAGTCCAATCTGGTGTCCCATCGACGCATCCACACAGGCGAGCGCCCCTACGCGTGCCCTGACTGTGACCGGAGCTTCAGCCAGAAGTCCAATCTCATCACCCACCGCAAGAGCCACATCCGAGACGGCGCCTTCTGCTGCGCTATCTGTGGCCAAACCTTTGATGATGAGGGGAAGCTCCTGGCCCATCAGAAGAAGCACGATGTTTGA
- the REPIN1 gene encoding replication initiator 1 isoform X2: MGVGVSLLLQFSLTSGGYRSGGRSRRYCRRSLPKSVPRRSWTKLHPQPHSFQEEELMLERRCRGSLAMGPAHPRLLSGPSQESPQTLEEEPRGLRSLGTSGAMLSGRAPGGAHRCAHCRRHFSGWVALWLHARRCQARLPLPCPECGRRFRHAPFLALHCQVHAAATPDLGFACHTCGQGFRGWVALVLHLRAHAAAKRPIACPKCERRFWRRKQLRAHLRRCHPRPPEARPFICGNCGRSFAQWDQLVAHKRVHVAEALEEAAAKALGPRPRGRPAVTAPRPGGDAVDRPFQCACCGKRFRHKPNLIAHRRVHTGERPHQCPECGKRFTNKPYLTSHRRIHTGEKPYPCTECGRRFRHKPNLLSHSKIHKRSEGSAQGTPGSGSPQLPAGPFEPSSELTLEAPLEPVQEPVPEPLLAAPQEPPQAQAAAATSLYSCDDCGRSFRLERFLRAHQRQHTGERPFTCTECGKTFGKKTHLVAHTRVHSGERPFACEECGRRFSQGSHLAAHRRDHAPERPFVCPDCGKAFRHKPYLAAHRRIHTGEKPYVCPECGKAFSQKSNLVSHRRIHTGERPYACPDCDRSFSQKSNLITHRKSHIRDGAFCCAICGQTFDDEGKLLAHQKKHDV; the protein is encoded by the exons ATGGGGGTAGGGGTGTCTTTATTGCTGCAGTTTTCTCTGACGTCTGGGGGCTACCGGAGCGGGGGCCGAAGCAGGCGCTACTGCCGCAGAAGTCTCCCCAAGAGCGTCCCCAGGCGGAGCTGGACCAAGCTGCATCCCCAGCCCCACAGCTTCCAGG AGGAAGAACTGATGCTGGAACGGCGCTGCAGGGGTTCCCTGGCCATGGGCCCGGCTCATCCCCGACTCCTTTCTGGGCCCTCCCAGGAGTCACCCCAGACCCTGGAGGAGGAACCCCGTGGGCTGAGGTCACTGGGCACGTCAGGGGCCATGTTGAGTGGCCGAGCCCCAGGGGGAGCCCACCGCTGTGCCCACTGTAGACGGCACTTCTCAGGATGGGTGGCCCTGTGGCTTCATGCCCGGCGGTGCCAGGCCCGGCTGCCCCTGCCTTGCCCTGAGTGTGGGCGCCGCTTCCGCCACGCCCCCTTCTTGGCACTGCACTGCCAGGTCCATGCTGCAGCCACTCCAGACCTGGGCTTTGCCTGCCATACCTGTGGGCAGGGCTTCAGAGGCTGGGTGGCCCTGGTTCTGCACCTGCGAGCCCACGCAGCAGCAAAGCGGCCTATAGCATGTCCCAAATGCGAGAGACGCTTCTGGCGACGAAAGCAGCTCAGAGCTCACCTGCGGCGGTGCCACCCCCGCCCCCCTGAGGCCCGGCCCTTCATATGTGGCAACTGTGGCCGAAGCTTTGCCCAGTGGGACCAGCTCGTTGCTCACAAGCGGGTTCATGTGGCTGAGGCCCTTGAGGAGGCAGCAGCCAAGGCCCTCGGGCCTCGGCCCAGGGGCCGCCCAGCGGTGACTGCCCCCCGGCCTGGTGGAGATGCTGTTGACCGTCCCTTCCAATGTGCCTGCTGTGGCAAGCGCTTCCGGCACAAGCCCAACTTGATTGCGCACCGACGTGTGCACACAGGCGAGCGGCCCCACCAGTGCCCTGAGTGTGGGAAGCGCTTCACCAACAAGCCCTACCTGACCTCTCACCGGCGCATCCACACTGGTGAGAAGCCCTACCCATGCACAGAGTGCGGGCGCCGCTTTCGGCACAAACCCAACCTTCTGTCGCACAGCAAGATTCACAAGCGATCTGAGGGGTCTGCCCAGGGTACCCCTGGCTCAGGGAGCCCCCAGCTTCCAGCTGGCCCATTTGAGCCCTCATCAGAGCTCACCCTAGAGGCCCCACTGGAACCTGTACAGGAGCCTGTCCCAGAGCCTTTGTTGGCAGCCCCGCAAGAGCCTCCGCAGGCCCAGGCTGCAGCCGCCACGTCTCTCTACAGCTGTGATGACTGTGGTAGGAGCTTCCGGTTGGAGCGTTTCCTGCGGGCTCACCAACGGCAGCACACTGGCGAACGGCCCTTCACCTGCACCGAGTGCGGAAAGACCTTTGGCAAGAAGACCCACCTGGTGGCTCACACCCGGGTCCACTCAGGTGAGCGGCCCTTTGCCTGCGAAGAGTGTGGGCGCCGCTTCTCACAGGGCAGCCACCTGGCAGCCCACCGGCGTGACCACGCCCCTGAGCGGCCCTTTGTCTGCCCAGACTGTGGCAAGGCTTTCCGCCACAAGCCCTACCTGGCAGCCCACCGGCGCATCCATACCGGTGAAAAGCCCTACGTCTGTCCTGAATGCGGCAAAGCCTTCAGCCAGAAGTCCAATCTGGTGTCCCATCGACGCATCCACACAGGCGAGCGCCCCTACGCGTGCCCTGACTGTGACCGGAGCTTCAGCCAGAAGTCCAATCTCATCACCCACCGCAAGAGCCACATCCGAGACGGCGCCTTCTGCTGCGCTATCTGTGGCCAAACCTTTGATGATGAGGGGAAGCTCCTGGCCCATCAGAAGAAGCACGATGTTTGA
- the REPIN1 gene encoding replication initiator 1 isoform X3, translating to MEAAREFSLTSGGYRSGGRSRRYCRRSLPKSVPRRSWTKLHPQPHSFQAEEELMLERRCRGSLAMGPAHPRLLSGPSQESPQTLEEEPRGLRSLGTSGAMLSGRAPGGAHRCAHCRRHFSGWVALWLHARRCQARLPLPCPECGRRFRHAPFLALHCQVHAAATPDLGFACHTCGQGFRGWVALVLHLRAHAAAKRPIACPKCERRFWRRKQLRAHLRRCHPRPPEARPFICGNCGRSFAQWDQLVAHKRVHVAEALEEAAAKALGPRPRGRPAVTAPRPGGDAVDRPFQCACCGKRFRHKPNLIAHRRVHTGERPHQCPECGKRFTNKPYLTSHRRIHTGEKPYPCTECGRRFRHKPNLLSHSKIHKRSEGSAQGTPGSGSPQLPAGPFEPSSELTLEAPLEPVQEPVPEPLLAAPQEPPQAQAAAATSLYSCDDCGRSFRLERFLRAHQRQHTGERPFTCTECGKTFGKKTHLVAHTRVHSGERPFACEECGRRFSQGSHLAAHRRDHAPERPFVCPDCGKAFRHKPYLAAHRRIHTGEKPYVCPECGKAFSQKSNLVSHRRIHTGERPYACPDCDRSFSQKSNLITHRKSHIRDGAFCCAICGQTFDDEGKLLAHQKKHDV from the exons ATGGAGGCGGCCCGCGAG TTTTCTCTGACGTCTGGGGGCTACCGGAGCGGGGGCCGAAGCAGGCGCTACTGCCGCAGAAGTCTCCCCAAGAGCGTCCCCAGGCGGAGCTGGACCAAGCTGCATCCCCAGCCCCACAGCTTCCAGG CAGAGGAAGAACTGATGCTGGAACGGCGCTGCAGGGGTTCCCTGGCCATGGGCCCGGCTCATCCCCGACTCCTTTCTGGGCCCTCCCAGGAGTCACCCCAGACCCTGGAGGAGGAACCCCGTGGGCTGAGGTCACTGGGCACGTCAGGGGCCATGTTGAGTGGCCGAGCCCCAGGGGGAGCCCACCGCTGTGCCCACTGTAGACGGCACTTCTCAGGATGGGTGGCCCTGTGGCTTCATGCCCGGCGGTGCCAGGCCCGGCTGCCCCTGCCTTGCCCTGAGTGTGGGCGCCGCTTCCGCCACGCCCCCTTCTTGGCACTGCACTGCCAGGTCCATGCTGCAGCCACTCCAGACCTGGGCTTTGCCTGCCATACCTGTGGGCAGGGCTTCAGAGGCTGGGTGGCCCTGGTTCTGCACCTGCGAGCCCACGCAGCAGCAAAGCGGCCTATAGCATGTCCCAAATGCGAGAGACGCTTCTGGCGACGAAAGCAGCTCAGAGCTCACCTGCGGCGGTGCCACCCCCGCCCCCCTGAGGCCCGGCCCTTCATATGTGGCAACTGTGGCCGAAGCTTTGCCCAGTGGGACCAGCTCGTTGCTCACAAGCGGGTTCATGTGGCTGAGGCCCTTGAGGAGGCAGCAGCCAAGGCCCTCGGGCCTCGGCCCAGGGGCCGCCCAGCGGTGACTGCCCCCCGGCCTGGTGGAGATGCTGTTGACCGTCCCTTCCAATGTGCCTGCTGTGGCAAGCGCTTCCGGCACAAGCCCAACTTGATTGCGCACCGACGTGTGCACACAGGCGAGCGGCCCCACCAGTGCCCTGAGTGTGGGAAGCGCTTCACCAACAAGCCCTACCTGACCTCTCACCGGCGCATCCACACTGGTGAGAAGCCCTACCCATGCACAGAGTGCGGGCGCCGCTTTCGGCACAAACCCAACCTTCTGTCGCACAGCAAGATTCACAAGCGATCTGAGGGGTCTGCCCAGGGTACCCCTGGCTCAGGGAGCCCCCAGCTTCCAGCTGGCCCATTTGAGCCCTCATCAGAGCTCACCCTAGAGGCCCCACTGGAACCTGTACAGGAGCCTGTCCCAGAGCCTTTGTTGGCAGCCCCGCAAGAGCCTCCGCAGGCCCAGGCTGCAGCCGCCACGTCTCTCTACAGCTGTGATGACTGTGGTAGGAGCTTCCGGTTGGAGCGTTTCCTGCGGGCTCACCAACGGCAGCACACTGGCGAACGGCCCTTCACCTGCACCGAGTGCGGAAAGACCTTTGGCAAGAAGACCCACCTGGTGGCTCACACCCGGGTCCACTCAGGTGAGCGGCCCTTTGCCTGCGAAGAGTGTGGGCGCCGCTTCTCACAGGGCAGCCACCTGGCAGCCCACCGGCGTGACCACGCCCCTGAGCGGCCCTTTGTCTGCCCAGACTGTGGCAAGGCTTTCCGCCACAAGCCCTACCTGGCAGCCCACCGGCGCATCCATACCGGTGAAAAGCCCTACGTCTGTCCTGAATGCGGCAAAGCCTTCAGCCAGAAGTCCAATCTGGTGTCCCATCGACGCATCCACACAGGCGAGCGCCCCTACGCGTGCCCTGACTGTGACCGGAGCTTCAGCCAGAAGTCCAATCTCATCACCCACCGCAAGAGCCACATCCGAGACGGCGCCTTCTGCTGCGCTATCTGTGGCCAAACCTTTGATGATGAGGGGAAGCTCCTGGCCCATCAGAAGAAGCACGATGTTTGA
- the REPIN1 gene encoding replication initiator 1 isoform X4, giving the protein MLERRCRGSLAMGPAHPRLLSGPSQESPQTLEEEPRGLRSLGTSGAMLSGRAPGGAHRCAHCRRHFSGWVALWLHARRCQARLPLPCPECGRRFRHAPFLALHCQVHAAATPDLGFACHTCGQGFRGWVALVLHLRAHAAAKRPIACPKCERRFWRRKQLRAHLRRCHPRPPEARPFICGNCGRSFAQWDQLVAHKRVHVAEALEEAAAKALGPRPRGRPAVTAPRPGGDAVDRPFQCACCGKRFRHKPNLIAHRRVHTGERPHQCPECGKRFTNKPYLTSHRRIHTGEKPYPCTECGRRFRHKPNLLSHSKIHKRSEGSAQGTPGSGSPQLPAGPFEPSSELTLEAPLEPVQEPVPEPLLAAPQEPPQAQAAAATSLYSCDDCGRSFRLERFLRAHQRQHTGERPFTCTECGKTFGKKTHLVAHTRVHSGERPFACEECGRRFSQGSHLAAHRRDHAPERPFVCPDCGKAFRHKPYLAAHRRIHTGEKPYVCPECGKAFSQKSNLVSHRRIHTGERPYACPDCDRSFSQKSNLITHRKSHIRDGAFCCAICGQTFDDEGKLLAHQKKHDV; this is encoded by the coding sequence ATGCTGGAACGGCGCTGCAGGGGTTCCCTGGCCATGGGCCCGGCTCATCCCCGACTCCTTTCTGGGCCCTCCCAGGAGTCACCCCAGACCCTGGAGGAGGAACCCCGTGGGCTGAGGTCACTGGGCACGTCAGGGGCCATGTTGAGTGGCCGAGCCCCAGGGGGAGCCCACCGCTGTGCCCACTGTAGACGGCACTTCTCAGGATGGGTGGCCCTGTGGCTTCATGCCCGGCGGTGCCAGGCCCGGCTGCCCCTGCCTTGCCCTGAGTGTGGGCGCCGCTTCCGCCACGCCCCCTTCTTGGCACTGCACTGCCAGGTCCATGCTGCAGCCACTCCAGACCTGGGCTTTGCCTGCCATACCTGTGGGCAGGGCTTCAGAGGCTGGGTGGCCCTGGTTCTGCACCTGCGAGCCCACGCAGCAGCAAAGCGGCCTATAGCATGTCCCAAATGCGAGAGACGCTTCTGGCGACGAAAGCAGCTCAGAGCTCACCTGCGGCGGTGCCACCCCCGCCCCCCTGAGGCCCGGCCCTTCATATGTGGCAACTGTGGCCGAAGCTTTGCCCAGTGGGACCAGCTCGTTGCTCACAAGCGGGTTCATGTGGCTGAGGCCCTTGAGGAGGCAGCAGCCAAGGCCCTCGGGCCTCGGCCCAGGGGCCGCCCAGCGGTGACTGCCCCCCGGCCTGGTGGAGATGCTGTTGACCGTCCCTTCCAATGTGCCTGCTGTGGCAAGCGCTTCCGGCACAAGCCCAACTTGATTGCGCACCGACGTGTGCACACAGGCGAGCGGCCCCACCAGTGCCCTGAGTGTGGGAAGCGCTTCACCAACAAGCCCTACCTGACCTCTCACCGGCGCATCCACACTGGTGAGAAGCCCTACCCATGCACAGAGTGCGGGCGCCGCTTTCGGCACAAACCCAACCTTCTGTCGCACAGCAAGATTCACAAGCGATCTGAGGGGTCTGCCCAGGGTACCCCTGGCTCAGGGAGCCCCCAGCTTCCAGCTGGCCCATTTGAGCCCTCATCAGAGCTCACCCTAGAGGCCCCACTGGAACCTGTACAGGAGCCTGTCCCAGAGCCTTTGTTGGCAGCCCCGCAAGAGCCTCCGCAGGCCCAGGCTGCAGCCGCCACGTCTCTCTACAGCTGTGATGACTGTGGTAGGAGCTTCCGGTTGGAGCGTTTCCTGCGGGCTCACCAACGGCAGCACACTGGCGAACGGCCCTTCACCTGCACCGAGTGCGGAAAGACCTTTGGCAAGAAGACCCACCTGGTGGCTCACACCCGGGTCCACTCAGGTGAGCGGCCCTTTGCCTGCGAAGAGTGTGGGCGCCGCTTCTCACAGGGCAGCCACCTGGCAGCCCACCGGCGTGACCACGCCCCTGAGCGGCCCTTTGTCTGCCCAGACTGTGGCAAGGCTTTCCGCCACAAGCCCTACCTGGCAGCCCACCGGCGCATCCATACCGGTGAAAAGCCCTACGTCTGTCCTGAATGCGGCAAAGCCTTCAGCCAGAAGTCCAATCTGGTGTCCCATCGACGCATCCACACAGGCGAGCGCCCCTACGCGTGCCCTGACTGTGACCGGAGCTTCAGCCAGAAGTCCAATCTCATCACCCACCGCAAGAGCCACATCCGAGACGGCGCCTTCTGCTGCGCTATCTGTGGCCAAACCTTTGATGATGAGGGGAAGCTCCTGGCCCATCAGAAGAAGCACGATGTTTGA